A portion of the Apus apus isolate bApuApu2 chromosome 3, bApuApu2.pri.cur, whole genome shotgun sequence genome contains these proteins:
- the LOC127382900 gene encoding basic salivary proline-rich protein 1-like, translating to MAEGSDSPVPLPRDPGKGEQQPQQPQQPQQGEPQACPPGDRNRQGLSPSAHPLPPCLQGCHRRGRRRSPAARSWRWPCATPVRGHPHRGHRERPCPPADPRPHRCLLRPQQGRSETPGLVRCAPRRPMGGQQPPLRSQSRPRAPPRGSPRGLRRNAGGAAHGGPPAQPHAPPPPAALYGPRLPLAGTTRPAGAGRRGAGPPPPIGAGDRAVTEGAAARALP from the exons ATGGCAG AGGGCAGCGACTCGCCCGTTCCCCTCCCGAGGGATCCGGGTAAAGGCgaacagcagccccagcagccccagcagccgcAGCAAGGCGAACCGCAGGCCTGCCCGCCTGGTGACAGGAACCGGCAAGGGCTCTCCCCCTCCGCCCACCCCCTCCCGCCCTGCCTTCAGGGATGCCACCGTCGGGGTCGGCGCCGCTCGCCCGCGGCCCGCAGCTGGCGCTGGCCCTGCGCTACCCCGGTCCGGGGACACCCGCACCGGGGGCACCGGGagcggccctgcccgcccgcaGACCCGCGGCCCCACCGGTGCCTGCTGCGGCCTCAGCAGGGGCGGAGCGAGACGCCGGGGCTGGTGCGATGTGCCCCGCGGCGGCCAATGGGAGGCCAGCAGCCGCCGCTCCGCAGCCAATCGCGTCCCCGGGCGCCGCCGCGCGGCTCGCCCCGCGGGCTGCGGAGGAACGCCGGCGGCGCGGCCCACGGCGGCCCGCCCGCCCAGCCGCACgcccctcctccccccgccgCGCTTTACGGCCCCCGGCTGCCCCTCGCCGGGACCacccgccccgccggggccgggaggaggggggcggggccgccgccaCCAATAGGCGCCGGGGATCGCGCGGTGACGGagggggcggcggcgcgggcgcTGCCGTAA
- the MPC1 gene encoding mitochondrial pyruvate carrier 1, giving the protein MAGALARKAADYVRSKEFRDYLMSTHFWGPVANWGLPVAAFNDMKKSPEIISGRMTFALCCYSLTFMRFAYKVQPRNWLLFACHLTNEVAQLIQGGRLIKYRLEKKN; this is encoded by the exons ATGGCGGGGGCGCTGGCCCGAAAGGCCGCGGACTATGTGCGCAGCAAGGAGTTCAGGGACTACCTGATGAG TACG CACTTTTGGGGGCCAGTTGCCAACTGGGGActtcctgttgctgcttttaatgATATGAAGAAATCTCCAGAAATCATTAGTGGCCGAATGACATTTG CACTGTGTTGTTACTCCTTGACTTTTATGAGATTTGCCTACAAAGTGCAGCCAAGGAATTGGCTTCTTTTTGCATGCCATTTGACTAATGAAGTTGCACAACTTATTCAAGGAGGACGACTGATCAAATACAG ATTGGAGAAAAAGAACTAA
- the SFT2D1 gene encoding vesicle transport protein SFT2A has translation MEKLRRVLTGQDDEEQGLTAQVLDASTLSFGTRVRWFAICFVAGIVCSLLGTALLWLPNGIRLFALFYTLGNIAALASTCFLMGPLKQLKAMFESKRLIATLVMLLCLVLTLCAVFWWKKKGLAVLFCLLQSLAMTWYSLSYIPFARDAVIKCFSSCLE, from the exons ATGGAGAAGCTGCGGCGGGTGCTGACGGGGCAGGACGACGAGGAGCAGGGACTGACGGCGCAG GTCCTCGATGCCTCAACACTCAGCTTTGGAACTCGAGTCAGATGGTTTGCCATATGTTTTGTTGCTGGCATTGTGTGTTCTCTCCTT GGAACAGCACTGTTGTGGCTCCCAAACGGCATCAGACTTTTTGCATTGTTTTACACCCTGGGAAATATTGCTGCGTTAGCCAG TACATGTTTCCTGATGGGGCCACTGAAGCAATTAAAAGCAATGTTTGAATCCAAAAGATTAATAGCTACACTTGTGATGTTG CTTTGCCTGGTGTTGACTCTGTGTGCTGTATTCTGG tggaaaaaaaaaggtttggcAGTGTTATTCTGCTTATTGCAGTCCTTGGCAATGACCTG gtATAGTCTGTCATATATTCCTTTTGCAAG